Proteins found in one Toxotes jaculatrix isolate fToxJac2 chromosome 18, fToxJac2.pri, whole genome shotgun sequence genomic segment:
- the LOC121198261 gene encoding dynein axonemal-associated protein 1: protein MSQGLSLLHRVLTEGPEDDIQHAPFKLLGLKWLPTLTRLQAQELSPYEVGEPLCHGSQDSLMTSPALVCALGRMNAFASLEKLLPHDYPGNLSVLMSPTPEVAFRQVSLFFFEHEIIPDHSVCPSLKFFPQNCSTKDPQMLLTVCLFKPRVWSHSLTKIFHKLQQSGLMLVGLQVVTLDKSDATSLLPAESEPSDLEAHVDYLGSGSSLALCLQGENAVRRLLDVLGKEDSSLWTNSYGSRSNEKATEDVKRLFPDGLCCTETSTMRQEQIRSMCSDPLASLEREQSCMLASVAQEILSPSNVSRPNGGSVIHSPRWQTTCLLIPLNAPLLSQVPTQLEMLEQLLRSGCHLVAGRMSMLDNEQRKHIAETLEVSTSGNEEMTRLYMAPCLILALQGEKIVTGFKLILESIYKDRTDLENVEKMIIYPGSEKEAKQLICYLFDALSPESCHAIVP from the exons ATGAGCCAAGGCCTGAGCCTCCTACACAGAGTGCTGACAGAAGGACCAGAAG ATGATATACAACATGCACCATTCAAGCTGCTTGGCTTGAAGTGGCTGCCCACACTGACTCGACTTCAGGCTCAGGAGCTGAGCCCTTACGAGGTGGGAGAGCCGCTCTGCCACGGCAGCCAGGACAGTCTGATGACCTCTCCTGCTCTAGTGTGTGCACTTGGACGGATGAATGCTTTTGCTTCACTGGAAAAGCTCCTACCACACGATTACCCTGGTAACCTGAGTGTCCTGATGTCACCCACCCCTGAAGTGGCCTTCAGACAagtctccctcttcttctttgagCATGAGATTATTCCTG ACCACAGCGTATGCCCATCTCTGAAGTTCTTTCCCCAAAACTGCAGTACAAAAG ATCCACAGATGCTACTCACTGTGTGCCTATTCAAGCCGAGAGTCTGGAGTCACTCTCTGACTAAAATATTCCACAAACTCCAGCAGAGTGGCCTCATGTTGGTGGGCCTGCAAGTAGTGACCCTGGACAAAAGCGATGCTACTTCATTACTCCCTGCAGAGAGT GAGCCCTCAGACTTGGAGGCCCATGTGGATTACCTAGGCTCTGGTTCCTCACTGGCTCTCTGCCTCCAGGGAGAAAATGCTGTGAGAAGGCTGTTGGATGTGCTGGGCAAGGAGGACTCATCCCTCTGGACAAACAGTTATG GATCGAGATCAAATGAGAAGGCAACAGAGGATGTGAAGAGGCTTTTCCCAGATGGGCTATGCTGTACTGAGACCAGCACAATGAGACAGGAACAG ATACGCAGCATGTGTTCAGACCCTTTAGCCTCTTTGGAGCGTGAACAGAGCTGCATGCTGGCGTCTGTGGCCCAGGAAATTCTGTCACCTTCAAATGTATCAAGACCAAATGGAG GGTCCGTGATACACAGTCCTCGCTGGCAGACAACCTGTCTGCTGATACCCTTAAATGCCCCACTGCTCAGCCAAGTGCCAACCCAGCTGGAGATGCTGGAGCAACTGCTGAGGTCAGGCTGCCATCTGGTGGCAGGGAGGATGAGCATGTTGGATAACGAGCAGAGGAAACATATCGCTGAGACACTGGAAGTGTCAACAAGTGGAAATGAGGAG ATGACTCGTCTTTATATGGCCCCGTGTCTCATCTTGGCTCTGCAAGGGGAGAAGATTGTGACTGGCTTTAAGTTGATTCTTGAAAG catttacaAGGACAGGACAGACCTAGaaaatgtggagaaaatgaTCATCTACCCAGGAAGTGAGAAAGAG gcCAAGCAGCTGATATGCTACCTATTTGATGCCTTGTCTCCTGAAAGCTGTCATGCTATTGTGCCATAA
- the igfals gene encoding insulin-like growth factor-binding protein complex acid labile subunit gives MQTIVLLVLWVLGTSLVLPDPDTAGVKVTEEPIPCSKGCACLHDDYSFELNMYCSARNFTQVPSDMPTSTHSLWLDGNLFTTLPAVSFKDLTNLDFLNLQSGKLVALDPQAFKGLMSLAHIHLERNYIRALPGTIFQNTPNLASLSLHNNQLTRIEERLFAGLSHMWLLNLGWNSIAVLPEAAFQDLQGLRELVLAGNRLAYLQPQLFQNLVELKELDLTGNYLKVIKANVFVKLTKLQKLYLAQNHIVTVVPRAFAGMKSLRWLDLTNNRLTSLHDETFFGLLNLHVLRLSNNSITGIRPRTFRDLQYLEELRLSYNKIRALGERIFEGLGHLEVLELEHNQVQEAQMGSFTGLPHVAVINLSGSCFHSLPDQVFKGLSKLHSLHLDRGCLTRITTQAFTGLSGLRRLFLQHNNISVVERQSFADLVGLLGLDLSFNKLEVLTPHTFSGLKNLEYLLLSNNDCRQFLQNGTKQLLPKLRYLDLRANALTSMVPDFPGNMEKLLLSGNRWKCDCSTFPLRNYSLRNPLVIPRRVETHAEGEEPDTTITIYNNITCTSPPRLAGQDLRDIDNEVFQSC, from the coding sequence ATGCAGACCATTGTGCTGTTGGTGCTGTGGGTACTGGGGACATCACTGGTGTTGCCAGACCCTGACACAGCTGGAGTAAAGGTAACTGAAGAGCCTATTCCATGTTCTAAGGGATGTGCCTGCCTGCACGATGACTACAGCTTTGAGCTCAACATGTACTGCAGTGCTCGTAACTTCACACAAGTCCCGTCTGACATGCCAACATCCACTCACTCTCTCTGGCTGGACGGTAACTTGTTCACCACACTCCCAGCAGTGTCTTTTAAGGATCTCACCAACCTGGACTTTTTGAATCTGCAAAGTGGCAAGCTGGTGGCACTTGACCCTCAAGCTTTCAAAGGGCTTATGTCACTAGCACACATTCACCTTGAGCGAAATTACATCCGCGCGTTACCAGGTACAATCTTCCAGAATACACCTAACCTTGCTTCACTTAGTCTGCACAACAACCAGCTCACTCGTATTGAAGAGAGACTATTTGCAGGACTCTCACACATGTGGCTTCTCAACCTAGGATGGAACTCAATAGCAGTCTTGCCTGAAGCAGCTTTCCAAGACCTGCAAGGTCTACGAGAGCTTGTTCTTGCAGGAAACAGACTCGCTTACTTGCAGCCACAGCTTTTCCAGAATCTTGTTGAGCTTAAAGAGCTGGATCTAACAGGAAATTACCTAAAGGTCATCAAAGCTAATGTGTTTGTTAAACTCACTAAACTGCAAAAGCTTTACCTGGCCCAGAATCACATTGTGACAGTGGTGCCCAGAGCCTTTGCAGGTATGAAGTCGCTCAGATGGTTGGATCTCACAAACAACAGGCTGACTTCTCTGCATGACGAAACTTTCTTCGGCCTGCTTAACCTTCACGTACTGCGTCTCTCCAACAACTCCATCACTGGAATTAGGCCCAGGACTTTCCGGGATTTGCAGTATTTAGAAGAACTAAGACTGAGTTACAACAAGATACGAGCCCTGGGGGAGAGGATCTTTGAAGGGCTTGGTCATCTGGAGGTCTTAGAACTAGAACACAATCAAGTGCAAGAAGCACAAATGGGTAGTTTCACAGGCCTCCCTCATGTGGCTGTTATCAACCTGTCTGGAAGCTGCTTCCACAGTCTGCCAGACCAAGTATTCAAAGGGCTGTCAAAGCTTCACAGCCTTCATCTGGACAGAGGCTGCCTCACAAGAATCACAACTCAAGCTTTCACTGGACTTTCTGGTCTAAGGAGGCTTTTCTTGCAGCACAACAACATCTCTGTGGTGGAACGCCAGAGCTTTGCAGATCTGGTGGGCTTATTGGGACTGGATTTGAGTTTCAACAAGTTGGAGGTTCTCACACCCCACACATTCTCTGGCCTCAAAAATTTGGAATACCTGCTGTTGTCCAACAATGACTGTCGACAGTTTTTGCAGAACGGCACAAAGCAGCTACTTCCAAAGCTGCGCTATCTGGATCTGAGGGCTAATGCCTTGACAAGCATGGTCCCTGATTTCCCAGGTAACATGGAAAAACTTTTGCTGTCTGGGAACCGATGGAAATGTGACTGCAGCACCTTCCCGCTCAGAAACTACAGCTTGAGGAATCCGTTGGTGATCCCTCGCCGCGTGGAGACCCACGCAGAGGGTGAAGAGCCTGACACAACTATCACCATATACAACAACATTACATGCACCAGCCCACCACGTCTAGCTGGTCAGGACCTACGGGATATTGACAATGAAGTCTTCCAAAGCTGCTAA